Proteins from one Arsenophonus apicola genomic window:
- the ftsI gene encoding peptidoglycan glycosyltransferase FtsI, with product MKPARSVKYRRRYEEKVSYVSWRFLLLCAGIGLALIGLIVRVTYLQVINQEELVREGDMRSLRVQKVTAARGMISDREGRQLAVSVPVYAIWADPKIIYENGGLTNDERWQALADELRIPLEQVNHKLSLNANSRFVYLARQVNPSVGEYIGKLKIAGIYLRKESRRYYPSGPVAAHLIGVTDIDGQGIEGIEKSFNYLLTGAPGERIVRKDRYGRVIEDISSIDKQVAHDLVLSIDERIQSLVYRELTHSVMENKAESGTAILVDVHTGEVLAMANSPSYNPNNLAGTPTEVMRNRAITDVFEPGSTVKPMVIVSALNNGIIKANSVLNTQPYMISGHEIKDVARYSELSVTGILQKSSNVGVSKLALAMPADELVDVYARFGLGKPTNLGLIGESSGIFPNKKTRWSEFERATFSFGYGLMVTPLQLARVYATIGSFGIFRPLSITKVDPPVSGARIFPEGIMRTVVHMMESVALPGGGGVRAAVKGYRIAIKTGTAKKVGNDGHYINQYIAYTAGVAPASNPRYALVVIINEPTAGKYYGGAVSAPVFGTIMGGVLRLMNVEPDALTSDDNELVINKIKEDTGGRS from the coding sequence ATGAAGCCTGCGCGCTCAGTGAAGTATAGACGACGGTACGAAGAAAAAGTCAGCTATGTCAGCTGGCGCTTCTTGCTATTGTGCGCGGGTATAGGATTAGCATTAATTGGTCTGATTGTTCGTGTTACTTATTTGCAAGTTATTAATCAGGAAGAGCTGGTTAGAGAAGGTGATATGCGTTCGCTTCGCGTTCAGAAAGTGACGGCTGCACGCGGCATGATAAGTGATCGTGAGGGACGCCAACTGGCAGTAAGTGTTCCGGTTTATGCTATTTGGGCTGATCCGAAAATAATTTATGAAAATGGTGGATTAACCAATGATGAACGTTGGCAAGCATTAGCGGATGAGTTAAGGATACCGCTAGAACAAGTCAACCATAAACTTAGTCTTAACGCTAACAGTCGGTTTGTCTATTTAGCTCGTCAAGTGAATCCATCGGTTGGTGAATATATTGGCAAATTAAAAATAGCAGGTATTTATCTGCGTAAAGAGTCGCGTCGTTATTATCCTTCGGGTCCAGTAGCTGCTCATTTAATTGGGGTGACAGATATTGATGGGCAGGGAATTGAAGGGATTGAAAAAAGCTTTAACTATCTGCTAACGGGAGCGCCAGGCGAAAGGATAGTACGTAAAGATCGTTATGGGCGCGTTATCGAAGATATTTCTTCCATTGATAAACAAGTTGCTCACGACTTGGTATTAAGTATTGATGAACGCATACAGTCGTTGGTTTATCGAGAATTAACGCACAGTGTAATGGAAAATAAAGCTGAGTCAGGTACTGCTATTTTGGTAGATGTTCACACGGGTGAGGTTTTGGCGATGGCCAATAGTCCATCCTATAACCCGAATAATCTTGCTGGTACCCCAACTGAAGTTATGCGTAACCGAGCGATCACCGATGTATTTGAACCCGGCTCAACGGTCAAACCAATGGTGATTGTCAGTGCTTTAAATAATGGAATTATTAAAGCCAATAGTGTGTTAAATACTCAACCCTATATGATAAGTGGTCATGAAATTAAAGATGTAGCAAGGTATAGTGAATTATCAGTTACCGGTATTTTACAAAAATCAAGTAATGTGGGTGTTTCAAAGTTAGCATTAGCCATGCCTGCGGATGAGCTGGTGGATGTTTATGCCCGCTTTGGCTTAGGTAAACCAACAAATTTAGGATTAATTGGGGAAAGTAGTGGCATCTTTCCTAATAAAAAAACGCGGTGGTCTGAATTTGAAAGGGCCACCTTTTCTTTTGGTTATGGGTTAATGGTCACTCCATTACAGTTAGCGCGAGTTTATGCAACAATTGGTAGTTTTGGTATTTTTCGTCCGCTATCAATTACAAAAGTTGATCCGCCGGTATCAGGTGCTCGTATTTTTCCTGAGGGGATTATGCGGACAGTGGTTCACATGATGGAAAGTGTCGCATTGCCTGGTGGTGGTGGTGTCCGCGCCGCAGTGAAGGGTTATCGAATAGCAATTAAGACTGGTACAGCAAAAAAAGTTGGCAATGATGGTCACTATATTAATCAATATATTGCTTATACGGCTGGAGTGGCACCAGCAAGTAACCCTCGCTATGCCCTGGTTGTGATTATCAATGAGCCCACAGCCGGTAAATATTACGGAGGTGCTGTTTCTGCACCCGTATTTGGAACCATTATGGGCGGCGTTTTACGTTTAATGAATGTAGAGCCTGATGCATTGACCTCAGATGATAATGAATTAGTAATCAACAAGATAAAAGAGGATACAGGTGGCAGATCGTAA
- the cra gene encoding catabolite repressor/activator, translating into MKLDEIARLAGVSRTTASYVINGKAKQYRVSDKTVERVMSVVKEHNYYPNAVAAGLRAGRTHSIGLVIPDLENSSYTRIANYLERKARQCGYQLLIACSEDQPDNETQCIEHLLKRQVDAIIVSTALAPEHPFYQRWANRSLPIIALDRALEPQHFISVVGDDLQDAKMLATELHKFPVKKVLYLGALPELSVSLLREQGFRESWQDKSNSVKYLYASSYERHAAEEIFAQWLDHNEMPEAFFTTSFSLLQGVMDVMLKRDGRLASDIVIATFGDNELLDFFTCPVLSVVQRHQVIADKVIELVLASLSENEKPGIGITRIQRDLCRRGSLSRTI; encoded by the coding sequence GTGAAATTGGATGAAATTGCCCGTCTGGCCGGCGTTTCCCGTACAACCGCCAGTTATGTTATCAATGGCAAAGCTAAACAGTATCGAGTCAGTGATAAGACGGTTGAAAGAGTGATGTCTGTTGTTAAGGAACATAACTATTATCCAAATGCGGTCGCTGCTGGACTGCGAGCTGGCCGTACCCATTCAATTGGCCTGGTGATCCCGGATTTAGAAAATAGCAGTTATACTCGGATTGCCAATTATCTTGAACGTAAAGCACGTCAATGCGGTTATCAGTTACTTATTGCCTGCTCTGAAGATCAACCAGATAACGAAACTCAGTGTATAGAGCACTTATTGAAGCGTCAGGTGGATGCAATCATTGTTTCAACCGCTTTAGCACCGGAACATCCGTTTTATCAACGCTGGGCTAATCGTTCATTACCCATTATTGCTTTAGATCGCGCATTAGAACCGCAGCATTTTATTAGTGTGGTTGGCGATGATTTACAAGATGCCAAAATGTTAGCAACTGAATTACATAAATTTCCGGTAAAAAAAGTTCTCTATTTAGGGGCATTACCTGAGCTTTCTGTTAGCTTATTACGTGAACAGGGATTTAGAGAATCTTGGCAAGATAAATCCAATTCAGTCAAGTATTTATATGCTAGCAGTTATGAACGTCATGCTGCTGAAGAAATTTTTGCGCAGTGGCTAGATCATAATGAAATGCCGGAAGCATTTTTTACAACATCATTTTCTCTGTTACAGGGAGTAATGGACGTGATGTTAAAGCGTGATGGACGATTAGCAAGTGATATTGTGATTGCAACTTTTGGTGATAATGAATTGTTAGATTTTTTTACCTGTCCAGTATTATCGGTTGTGCAACGTCACCAAGTTATTGCTGATAAAGTAATAGAGCTGGTATTAGCGAGCTTAAGTGAAAATGAGAAGCCTGGCATTGGTATAACACGTATCCAGCGTGATTTATGTCGAAGAGGTAGCTTAAGCCGTACAATTTAA
- the murF gene encoding UDP-N-acetylmuramoyl-tripeptide--D-alanyl-D-alanine ligase, protein MIPISLKHLATVTQGALQQINDRQAASLWLNAVTTNSRQRPIDGLFIALKGEHFDGHHFAKEATEAGASALLVERPLPIHCPQVVVEDTRLAMGKLAAWVRSHSKAKVIGLTGSSGKTSVKEMVAAILSQCGGTLFTEGNLNNDIGVPLTLFRLTAEHQYAVIEMGANHIGEIAYTTNMVRPDSVLVNNLFAAHLEGFGSLAGVAIAKGEIFQGLAEQGTAVINLASHDWKNWQSYFKQQQTIWRFSLTKQQQADFYAENITTKSTGSEFELHTPTGVISIFLPLPGTHNIANALAASALAMSVGATLKQVSLGLAHVRPVTGRLYPIHLAPGKLILDDTYNANTGSMIAAADVLSQMPGYRILVVGDMGELGDKTEKCHQEVGEATRQMKLDRVLSVGQQSVIISQHSGCGEHFATKKELIAKLIPLIKEHETVSVLVKGSRSTAMEEVVHALQECFLC, encoded by the coding sequence ATGATCCCTATTTCATTGAAGCATTTGGCTACTGTGACACAAGGTGCCCTGCAGCAAATAAATGATCGACAGGCAGCCAGTTTGTGGCTTAATGCGGTAACAACAAATAGTCGTCAGCGACCCATTGATGGTCTGTTTATTGCTTTAAAGGGTGAGCATTTTGATGGTCATCATTTTGCTAAAGAGGCTACTGAGGCGGGTGCTAGCGCATTATTAGTTGAGCGGCCATTACCTATTCATTGTCCGCAAGTTGTTGTTGAAGATACGCGCTTAGCAATGGGAAAGTTAGCCGCTTGGGTTCGATCGCATAGTAAAGCTAAGGTTATTGGGCTAACGGGTTCTTCTGGCAAAACCTCGGTTAAAGAGATGGTGGCCGCCATTCTCTCTCAATGCGGCGGGACACTTTTTACTGAAGGTAATTTGAATAATGATATTGGTGTGCCCTTAACGTTATTTCGTTTGACGGCAGAGCACCAGTATGCAGTGATTGAAATGGGAGCCAATCATATTGGTGAAATTGCCTATACAACTAATATGGTTAGACCGGATAGCGTATTAGTCAATAATTTATTTGCTGCCCATCTTGAAGGTTTTGGTTCACTTGCCGGTGTTGCTATAGCAAAGGGCGAGATTTTTCAGGGATTAGCAGAACAAGGAACAGCGGTTATTAATTTGGCTAGCCATGATTGGAAAAATTGGCAATCGTATTTTAAGCAACAACAAACCATTTGGCGTTTTTCGCTAACAAAACAGCAACAGGCTGATTTTTATGCGGAAAATATTACCACCAAATCAACAGGTAGCGAATTTGAGCTGCATACACCAACTGGTGTGATCTCAATATTTTTACCCTTGCCAGGTACACATAATATTGCCAATGCATTAGCGGCGAGCGCGTTAGCAATGTCAGTGGGGGCAACGCTTAAGCAGGTTAGTCTTGGTTTGGCACATGTTCGGCCAGTAACAGGGCGTTTATATCCGATTCATCTAGCGCCCGGTAAACTTATTTTAGATGACACTTACAATGCTAATACCGGCTCTATGATTGCTGCCGCCGATGTTTTATCCCAAATGCCCGGCTACCGTATTTTGGTTGTTGGTGATATGGGGGAATTAGGCGATAAGACTGAAAAATGTCATCAGGAGGTCGGTGAGGCGACTCGCCAAATGAAACTTGATCGAGTGTTAAGTGTCGGTCAACAAAGTGTCATTATTAGCCAGCACAGCGGTTGTGGTGAGCATTTTGCTACTAAAAAAGAGTTAATTGCGAAACTGATCCCATTAATAAAAGAACACGAAACCGTATCAGTTTTAGTTAAAGGTTCGCGCAGTACAGCAATGGAAGAAGTTGTACACGCCTTACAGGAGTGCTTTTTATGTTAG
- the murE gene encoding UDP-N-acetylmuramoyl-L-alanyl-D-glutamate--2,6-diaminopimelate ligase, producing MADRNLRDLLAPLGVNAPDKVLREMTLDSRKVAAGDLFLAVKGHQTDGRQYISQAIAQGVAAIIAEAQGETEAGTIRYLHGVPVIYINELNKQLSLLAGEFYQHPATKLRLIGVTGTNGKTTTTQLIAQWAKGLGEVSAVMGTVGNGMLGQIVPSENTTGSAVDIQAELQLLVDKQATLVAMEVSSHGLVQSRVAAIPFTAAVFTNLSRDHLDYHGDMQNYAAAKWLLFSTHKSDKQIINVDDDTGLQWLERLPQACAVSMEKRIPTDWQGSWVLVEQVEYHDSGATIHFNSTWGKGSLESPLMGAFNVNNVMLAMATLLMMGYPFNAVIKSSHALQPVCGRMEVFTSPGRPTVVVDYAHTPDALEKALSALRLHCRGRLWCVFGCGGDRDKGKRALMGSVAEQYADIVVVTDDNPRSEEPKAIINDILSGFLDAGRAMPIVGRVEAVTSAIMQANADDVILIAGKGHEDYQIIGDRRLDYSDRLTVARLLGVMA from the coding sequence GTGGCAGATCGTAATCTACGCGATTTACTTGCACCACTGGGTGTTAACGCGCCAGATAAGGTGCTACGAGAAATGACGCTTGATAGCCGTAAGGTAGCGGCAGGAGACCTATTTTTAGCAGTTAAAGGCCATCAAACAGATGGACGGCAATATATTTCTCAAGCGATAGCGCAAGGTGTCGCCGCAATCATTGCTGAAGCACAAGGAGAAACAGAAGCTGGAACGATTCGATATCTGCATGGTGTTCCAGTCATTTATATTAATGAACTGAATAAGCAATTATCACTGTTAGCAGGCGAATTTTATCAACATCCAGCCACAAAGTTGCGATTGATTGGTGTAACAGGAACCAATGGTAAAACAACCACAACTCAGCTTATTGCTCAGTGGGCAAAAGGGCTGGGCGAAGTCAGTGCTGTAATGGGCACGGTGGGTAACGGAATGTTAGGACAGATTGTACCTAGTGAAAACACCACCGGCTCAGCGGTTGATATTCAGGCTGAATTGCAGTTGTTGGTTGATAAGCAGGCTACTTTAGTTGCGATGGAAGTCTCCTCACATGGTTTAGTGCAAAGTCGTGTTGCCGCTATTCCTTTTACCGCTGCTGTATTTACTAATTTAAGTCGTGATCACCTTGATTATCATGGTGATATGCAAAATTATGCAGCGGCAAAATGGTTATTATTTTCAACCCATAAATCTGATAAACAGATTATCAATGTGGATGATGATACGGGTTTGCAGTGGCTTGAAAGATTGCCACAGGCATGTGCTGTTTCGATGGAGAAGCGTATACCTACTGATTGGCAAGGGTCTTGGGTATTAGTAGAACAGGTTGAGTATCATGATAGTGGGGCGACTATTCATTTTAATTCAACTTGGGGAAAAGGATCGCTAGAAAGCCCATTAATGGGGGCTTTTAATGTCAATAATGTCATGCTGGCCATGGCGACACTGTTAATGATGGGATATCCATTTAATGCGGTAATAAAATCATCGCATGCCTTACAACCAGTTTGTGGGCGAATGGAAGTCTTCACTTCACCAGGACGGCCAACTGTTGTGGTCGATTATGCTCATACTCCTGATGCGCTCGAAAAAGCATTAAGTGCGCTCCGTCTTCATTGTCGTGGCAGACTTTGGTGTGTATTTGGTTGTGGTGGTGATCGCGACAAGGGTAAACGTGCATTGATGGGGAGTGTGGCTGAACAGTATGCTGATATTGTGGTAGTAACCGATGATAATCCACGTAGTGAAGAGCCAAAAGCCATCATTAATGATATTTTAAGCGGTTTTCTTGACGCTGGGCGGGCAATGCCGATTGTCGGGCGAGTGGAAGCAGTTACTAGTGCCATTATGCAGGCAAATGCTGATGATGTCATATTAATCGCCGGTAAAGGGCATGAAGATTATCAAATTATTGGTGATCGTCGGCTCGATTATTCCGATCGCTTGACGGTAGCACGGTTATTGGGGGTGATGGCATGA
- a CDS encoding AMP-dependent synthetase/ligase — protein sequence MLTSENLHSYHLVNQFQQKINSPTLANRVAFRQWSATHQSQLTWQEIGQKTESISLALLELGVNIQENVAIFADNSMNWSLTDLAILQIRAVTVPLYSTSNVNQAAYILNDANIRILFVGDQLQYDIAKSLFKLCPKLTNIIVFNEDIDISACPKAYPLSVLMQNSSSQFLTQLKQRIAQHQLSDLFTLIYTSGTTGEPKGVMLDYANMAAQLYLHDERLTLTESDISLCFLPLSHVFERAWSFYVMHIGAQNIYLTDAHSVREAMVAVKPTVMCAVPRFYEKVYAAINQKVSKASWLRRQLFNWALRQGKRQVALVQQGKKGGWLHRFFYRNADKWVLTKLKMILGGRLCFLPAAGAHLDDEVIRFFLAAGINIKYGYGMTETCATISCWEEKNYCLGSIGTPLSDIQVRIGQENEIQVKGPIVMRGYFNKPTETAQAFTHDGWFKTGDAGRLDAVGNLFITERLKDLMKTSNGKYIAPQLIEGALCQDRFIEHIAVIADARKFVSALIVPCFDSLEEYAHSINLKYHCRLELLRNSRIVELFDLRLKEMQKNFANFHQVKRFTLLPIGFSMENGELTPTLKLRSKVIAQRYQREIESMYQD from the coding sequence ATTTTGACTAGTGAGAATTTGCATTCTTATCATTTAGTTAACCAGTTTCAACAAAAGATTAATTCGCCGACTTTGGCTAACCGAGTTGCTTTTAGGCAATGGTCAGCAACTCATCAAAGCCAATTAACGTGGCAAGAAATTGGACAAAAAACAGAATCTATTTCTTTAGCATTACTTGAATTAGGTGTGAATATACAAGAAAATGTCGCTATTTTCGCCGATAATAGTATGAATTGGTCTTTAACTGATCTGGCTATTTTACAAATCCGCGCCGTGACAGTGCCTCTCTATTCAACCAGTAATGTCAATCAGGCTGCTTATATCTTAAATGATGCTAATATTCGCATCCTATTTGTTGGCGATCAGCTTCAATATGATATAGCTAAATCGCTATTTAAATTATGCCCTAAATTGACTAACATCATTGTTTTTAATGAAGATATTGATATTTCTGCTTGCCCAAAAGCTTATCCTCTATCGGTATTAATGCAGAACTCTTCATCCCAATTTTTGACCCAATTGAAACAACGAATTGCACAACATCAATTAAGTGATTTATTTACATTAATTTATACTTCCGGCACAACAGGTGAACCGAAAGGGGTGATGCTTGATTATGCTAATATGGCAGCTCAACTTTATTTACATGATGAGCGTTTAACATTAACTGAGTCAGATATTTCACTCTGTTTTTTACCGCTTTCTCATGTTTTTGAGCGAGCGTGGAGTTTTTATGTTATGCATATTGGCGCACAAAACATCTATTTAACCGATGCCCACAGTGTTAGAGAAGCTATGGTTGCGGTAAAACCTACAGTAATGTGCGCAGTGCCCCGTTTCTATGAAAAAGTTTATGCTGCCATAAATCAGAAAGTTTCCAAAGCATCTTGGCTACGTAGACAGCTTTTCAATTGGGCGCTTCGTCAAGGTAAACGTCAAGTAGCTCTGGTTCAACAAGGAAAAAAAGGCGGTTGGTTACATCGTTTTTTTTATCGTAATGCAGATAAATGGGTATTAACTAAATTAAAAATGATTTTAGGTGGCCGATTGTGTTTTTTACCTGCCGCAGGGGCTCATCTTGATGATGAGGTTATTCGTTTCTTTTTAGCTGCCGGGATTAATATCAAATATGGCTATGGTATGACTGAAACCTGTGCAACGATTTCTTGTTGGGAAGAGAAAAATTATTGCTTAGGCTCGATTGGTACACCATTATCTGATATTCAGGTGCGTATTGGGCAGGAAAATGAGATCCAGGTTAAAGGGCCCATTGTGATGAGGGGCTATTTCAATAAACCAACTGAAACAGCACAGGCTTTCACCCACGATGGTTGGTTCAAAACGGGAGATGCGGGTAGGCTTGATGCAGTCGGCAACTTGTTTATTACCGAACGGTTAAAGGATTTAATGAAAACCTCTAATGGTAAATATATTGCTCCACAACTGATTGAAGGTGCATTATGTCAAGATCGTTTTATTGAACATATTGCAGTAATCGCAGATGCGCGTAAATTTGTTTCCGCACTGATTGTTCCTTGTTTTGATTCACTGGAAGAGTATGCTCATTCAATTAATTTGAAATATCACTGTCGATTAGAACTATTACGTAATAGTCGCATTGTTGAACTTTTTGATTTACGTCTGAAAGAAATGCAAAAGAATTTTGCTAATTTTCATCAAGTAAAACGTTTTACTCTGTTACCTATTGGTTTTTCTATGGAAAATGGTGAGTTAACCCCAACCTTAAAATTAAGGAGTAAAGTCATCGCTCAACGATATCAGCGTGAAATTGAATCCATGTATCAAGACTAA
- the mraY gene encoding phospho-N-acetylmuramoyl-pentapeptide-transferase has translation MLVWLAEYLVKYFSGFNLFSYLTFRAITSLLTALVIALWMGPHLISFLQKLQIGQVVRDEGPESHFSKRGTPTMGGVLILSSIVISVMLWARLNNPYVWCVLVVLLGYGVIGFIDDYRKVVRKNSRGLIARWKYFWQSVLALGVAFALYSIGKDTAVTQLVVPFFKDVMPQLGLFYILLTYFVIVGTSNAVNLTDGLDGLAIMPTVFISAGFALVAWATGNFNFANYLKIPYINHAGELVVVCTTIVGAGLGFLWFNTYPAQVFMGDVGSLALGGALGTIAVLLRQEFLLLIMGGVFVVETLSVILQVGSFKLRGQRIFRMAPIHHHYELKGWPEPRVIVRFWIISLMLVLIGLVTLKVR, from the coding sequence ATGTTAGTCTGGTTAGCCGAATATTTAGTTAAATATTTTTCTGGCTTTAATCTTTTCTCCTATTTGACATTTCGGGCTATTACCAGTTTGTTAACGGCTTTGGTGATTGCGTTATGGATGGGACCTCATTTGATTTCCTTTTTGCAAAAATTGCAAATAGGTCAAGTTGTACGTGATGAAGGTCCCGAATCGCATTTTAGTAAACGCGGCACACCTACCATGGGAGGTGTGTTGATTTTATCTTCTATTGTAATTTCAGTCATGTTATGGGCGCGATTAAATAATCCCTATGTTTGGTGCGTATTAGTCGTTTTGTTGGGATATGGTGTTATTGGCTTTATTGATGATTATCGTAAAGTGGTGCGTAAAAATTCCCGAGGATTGATCGCTCGTTGGAAATATTTCTGGCAATCCGTGTTGGCTTTGGGTGTCGCATTTGCTTTATATAGCATCGGTAAGGATACGGCAGTCACTCAATTGGTTGTACCCTTTTTTAAAGATGTCATGCCACAACTTGGCCTGTTTTATATTTTACTGACTTATTTTGTGATTGTCGGCACAAGTAATGCAGTTAATTTAACTGATGGATTAGACGGTTTAGCTATTATGCCAACGGTTTTTATTTCGGCCGGCTTTGCACTAGTGGCTTGGGCTACGGGTAATTTTAATTTTGCTAACTATTTAAAAATTCCTTATATCAACCATGCAGGTGAATTAGTCGTGGTTTGTACGACAATTGTGGGTGCCGGTTTGGGATTTTTATGGTTTAACACCTATCCTGCGCAAGTTTTTATGGGGGATGTTGGCTCGTTGGCATTAGGTGGTGCATTGGGGACAATAGCAGTTTTACTAAGGCAAGAATTTTTATTATTGATTATGGGTGGTGTGTTTGTCGTTGAAACTTTATCGGTAATTTTACAAGTAGGATCATTTAAACTGCGTGGGCAACGCATTTTTCGCATGGCACCGATCCATCATCATTACGAATTAAAAGGCTGGCCTGAACCCCGAGTTATTGTGCGTTTTTGGATCATCTCATTAATGTTGGTATTGATTGGGTTAGTAACATTAAAGGTACGTTAA
- the ftsL gene encoding cell division protein FtsL — translation MTAEKYSLIRIIAYDIFRHGAVPLILLIVIIVSAISIVTVSHQTRLLTAQKDLMTEEKESLDIEWRNLILEENSLGNHSRVERLSVEKLQMIHVDPTQEHIVIAK, via the coding sequence ATGACAGCGGAAAAATATAGCTTAATTAGGATCATTGCTTATGATATTTTTCGGCACGGAGCTGTCCCATTGATTCTATTGATAGTGATTATTGTATCAGCAATTTCAATTGTTACCGTCAGTCACCAAACACGGTTATTAACGGCACAAAAGGATTTGATGACAGAAGAAAAAGAATCTTTAGATATAGAATGGCGCAATTTGATTTTGGAAGAGAACTCATTAGGAAATCATAGTCGAGTTGAGCGCCTTTCGGTAGAAAAGCTACAAATGATCCATGTAGATCCGACGCAAGAACATATTGTGATTGCAAAATAG
- the rsmH gene encoding 16S rRNA (cytosine(1402)-N(4))-methyltransferase RsmH: MADSRFKHISVLLDEAVNGLNIKANGIYVDGTFGRGGHSQLILSRLGSEGRLIALDRDPDAVAAAEKMITDNRFSIKHGSFSQLQTFIVEEGLVGKIDGVLLDLGVSSPQLDDPERGFSFMRDGPLDMRMDPTTGQSAAQWLMKAEESDIAWVLKTYGEERFAKRIAKAIVARNHHSAEEPLTRTKQLAELIAQVSPFKEKHKHPATRSFQAIRIYINSELEEIAKALEDSLNILAPQGRLSIISFHSLEDRLVKRFIREHSRGPKVPVGLPLTDVQLKAIGKPILKVLGKMKPTAREVIENPRARSSVVRFAEMLER, encoded by the coding sequence ATGGCAGACAGTCGATTTAAACATATCAGTGTGCTTCTTGATGAAGCAGTCAATGGATTGAATATAAAAGCAAATGGCATTTATGTTGACGGTACATTTGGCCGGGGAGGGCACTCTCAATTAATTCTCTCTCGGTTAGGTAGTGAAGGGCGTTTGATAGCGTTAGATCGTGATCCCGATGCAGTGGCAGCCGCTGAAAAAATGATTACTGATAACAGATTTTCAATTAAACATGGTTCTTTTTCTCAGTTGCAAACATTTATTGTAGAAGAGGGATTAGTGGGCAAGATTGATGGCGTATTGCTTGATTTAGGTGTTTCATCACCGCAATTAGATGATCCAGAGCGAGGTTTTTCTTTTATGCGTGATGGACCATTAGATATGCGAATGGATCCGACAACAGGTCAATCTGCTGCACAATGGTTGATGAAGGCGGAAGAATCAGATATAGCCTGGGTATTGAAAACTTATGGTGAAGAAAGATTTGCCAAAAGAATTGCAAAAGCGATTGTGGCTCGCAACCATCATTCAGCAGAGGAACCATTAACACGGACAAAACAACTGGCAGAATTGATAGCGCAAGTTAGTCCCTTTAAGGAAAAACATAAGCATCCAGCAACACGATCGTTCCAGGCAATTCGCATATATATCAATAGCGAATTGGAAGAAATAGCAAAAGCGCTAGAGGATTCATTAAATATATTGGCACCACAGGGACGGCTATCGATAATTAGTTTTCACTCATTGGAAGATAGGCTGGTTAAGCGTTTTATCCGAGAGCATAGCAGAGGACCAAAAGTCCCAGTCGGATTACCATTAACCGATGTGCAATTAAAAGCGATTGGTAAACCGATATTGAAGGTACTAGGCAAAATGAAACCGACAGCAAGAGAAGTTATCGAAAACCCACGAGCAAGAAGCTCAGTTGTGCGTTTTGCTGAAATGTTGGAACGATAA
- the mraZ gene encoding division/cell wall cluster transcriptional repressor MraZ, with protein MFRGATLVNLDSKGRLTVPTRYRGMLNEESEGQMVFTIDLHQPCLLLYTLPEWEIIEKKLSQLSTMNPVERRVQRLLLGHASECQMDSAGRLLLANTLRQQAGLKKAVMLVGQINKFELWDEQTWYQQIQADIEAEQSANEPLSTRLQDLSL; from the coding sequence ATGTTTCGTGGCGCAACACTCGTCAATCTCGACAGCAAAGGGCGATTAACCGTGCCCACGCGCTATCGCGGTATGCTGAACGAGGAGTCGGAAGGGCAGATGGTGTTTACTATCGACCTTCATCAGCCATGCCTATTACTTTATACATTACCTGAATGGGAAATTATCGAAAAAAAACTGTCACAACTTTCTACGATGAATCCGGTTGAACGCCGTGTTCAGCGTTTATTACTTGGACACGCTAGTGAATGCCAGATGGATAGTGCAGGTCGTCTTTTGCTCGCTAATACCCTGCGTCAACAGGCAGGGCTCAAAAAGGCAGTCATGCTGGTTGGCCAAATTAATAAATTTGAGTTATGGGATGAGCAGACTTGGTATCAGCAAATACAGGCAGATATTGAAGCTGAGCAGAGCGCAAATGAACCATTATCAACGCGGCTACAGGATCTATCTCTTTAA